One Oscillospiraceae bacterium genomic region harbors:
- a CDS encoding penicillin-binding transpeptidase domain-containing protein: protein MDKPQSTRRRKARRRVMVLLVLCCAVFALFLARLAWLQFAMADHYAQKMAEASSASYTLPQHAARGAITDRSGTVLAQDETVYDVYLRVPAPPGTNLRETVNTIAALTGGKDVETQLAAFCSAVSAGELPVTQGLDSIGAAAYYRAGLVQSGAVRLAARGVRRWPDGTILPHTLGFTGPLTAEQWPAARAQGLAMDASIGQNGLEAAYDTLLRGRDGQLQINVGLDGVTRETMQTSTPVPGCTLVLTLDADLQKTLQTALQNQMDTLRTTKGIGAGREVRAGAAVVVDVRTGGILAAASLPDFDLSRYRSDYTALSADSAAPLLDRVCQGLYAPGSAFKPAVAAAALTAGIDPAATVNCTGKYFYYSNYHPGCLQYGHRGPVDLRTALEYSCNIFFYDTGRRLGVDTFSAMARQLGLANDTGVEITAAQGRLTWSTDTNYQDGLTLMAAIGQGNTAVTPLQLAQYAATLANYGRKPTLHFADRAVQPATGAAVWQYEPAFTEIPGGEAVFGPIRDGMKRMAQTARALREAPVTVAAKTGSPQLADTLPGGSHYVNSVLIGYAPADDPQIAMAVVLEYGGGGANAAPVMRAVLDAWFE, encoded by the coding sequence ATGGATAAGCCGCAAAGCACCCGGCGACGCAAGGCGCGGCGGCGAGTGATGGTGCTGCTGGTGCTGTGCTGCGCCGTGTTTGCGCTGTTTCTGGCGCGGCTGGCCTGGCTGCAGTTTGCCATGGCCGACCACTACGCCCAGAAAATGGCCGAGGCCAGTTCGGCCAGCTATACCCTGCCCCAGCATGCGGCGCGGGGTGCCATCACCGACCGCAGCGGCACGGTGCTGGCCCAGGATGAGACAGTCTACGACGTATACCTGCGGGTTCCCGCCCCGCCGGGCACGAACCTGCGGGAGACGGTAAACACAATAGCGGCGCTGACAGGCGGCAAGGATGTGGAAACACAGCTTGCCGCCTTTTGTTCTGCCGTTTCGGCCGGGGAACTGCCGGTGACCCAGGGGTTGGACAGCATCGGAGCCGCCGCTTACTACCGCGCCGGGCTGGTGCAAAGCGGCGCAGTGCGGCTGGCCGCGCGGGGCGTACGCCGCTGGCCGGATGGCACAATTTTGCCCCACACGCTGGGTTTTACGGGGCCGCTCACCGCCGAACAGTGGCCCGCTGCCAGGGCCCAGGGTCTGGCGATGGACGCGTCAATAGGCCAAAACGGTTTGGAAGCCGCCTACGACACCCTGCTGCGCGGGCGGGACGGCCAGCTGCAGATCAACGTCGGTTTGGACGGTGTAACGCGGGAAACCATGCAGACATCCACCCCTGTACCCGGCTGTACGCTGGTGCTGACGCTGGACGCCGACCTGCAAAAGACCCTGCAGACTGCCCTGCAAAACCAGATGGACACCCTGCGCACCACCAAGGGCATCGGAGCCGGACGAGAGGTCAGGGCCGGGGCCGCCGTAGTGGTGGATGTGCGCACCGGCGGCATTTTGGCCGCAGCCAGCCTGCCGGATTTTGACCTGAGCCGCTATCGCAGCGACTACACCGCGCTTTCGGCGGACAGCGCCGCTCCCCTGCTGGACCGGGTCTGCCAGGGGCTGTATGCGCCGGGTTCGGCTTTCAAGCCCGCTGTGGCGGCCGCAGCTTTGACAGCGGGCATCGACCCTGCCGCTACCGTAAACTGCACAGGTAAGTACTTTTATTACAGCAACTACCACCCCGGCTGTTTGCAGTACGGCCACCGCGGGCCGGTGGACCTGCGCACCGCGCTGGAGTACAGCTGCAACATTTTCTTTTACGATACCGGGCGGCGGCTGGGCGTGGATACTTTCAGCGCCATGGCCCGGCAGCTGGGCCTTGCCAACGACACCGGCGTGGAAATTACGGCGGCGCAGGGGCGGCTGACCTGGTCCACCGACACCAACTACCAGGACGGCCTGACCCTGATGGCGGCCATCGGGCAGGGCAACACCGCCGTCACGCCGCTGCAGCTGGCCCAATACGCGGCCACGCTGGCCAACTACGGCCGCAAGCCAACCCTGCATTTTGCCGACCGCGCCGTGCAGCCTGCCACCGGCGCAGCCGTGTGGCAGTACGAGCCGGCTTTTACCGAGATCCCCGGCGGCGAAGCTGTGTTCGGCCCCATCCGGGATGGCATGAAGCGGATGGCCCAGACCGCCCGCGCCCTGCGGGAGGCCCCTGTTACCGTTGCGGCCAAGACCGGCAGCCCCCAGCTGGCCGACACCCTGCCCGGCGGGAGCCACTACGTCAACTCGGTGTTGATCGGCTACGCCCCGGCAGACGACCCGCAGATTGCCATGGCTGTGGTGCTGGAGTATGGCGGCGGCGGCGCCAACGCCGCGCCTGTCATGCGCGCCGTGCTGGACGCGTGGTTTGAATAA
- a CDS encoding Cof-type HAD-IIB family hydrolase: protein MKYKLLLLDIDGTLRPGSCEQIPKENAAAVRAVQKAGVKIAIATGRGRTGVGKGLLRDLKPDYWVCAGGAQLVDAKGNDLALHRLTAEEMYALVDFFEDYELPLRFTFHDANYAYIDFAEFDRREKAKNLYNNIVDGEDQDHHLVEMPFGCFGFLPREQAAQFQEKYGYLGLQFLYSYPGSDGCDIMQKGVNKGAGLCELAGLAGLTPEECVAIGDGDNDTAMLAAAGMGIAMANGSANAKAAADRTGPDAEPHGVADLCRELWPEAF from the coding sequence ATGAAATACAAGCTGTTGCTTTTAGATATTGATGGCACGCTGCGCCCCGGCAGCTGCGAGCAGATCCCCAAGGAGAACGCCGCCGCCGTGCGTGCCGTGCAGAAAGCGGGTGTCAAAATCGCCATCGCCACCGGCCGCGGCCGCACCGGCGTGGGCAAGGGCCTGCTGCGGGACCTCAAGCCCGATTACTGGGTCTGTGCGGGCGGCGCCCAGCTGGTGGACGCCAAAGGCAATGACCTGGCCCTCCACCGCCTGACTGCTGAAGAAATGTACGCTCTCGTGGACTTTTTCGAGGATTACGAGCTGCCCCTGCGGTTCACCTTCCACGACGCCAACTACGCCTACATCGATTTTGCTGAGTTCGACCGCCGGGAAAAGGCCAAGAACCTGTACAACAACATCGTGGACGGCGAGGACCAGGATCACCATCTGGTGGAGATGCCCTTCGGCTGCTTCGGCTTCCTGCCCCGGGAACAAGCCGCGCAGTTCCAGGAAAAGTACGGCTATCTCGGCCTGCAGTTTCTCTACTCCTACCCCGGCAGCGATGGCTGCGATATTATGCAAAAGGGCGTCAATAAAGGCGCCGGCCTGTGCGAGCTGGCCGGGCTGGCAGGTCTGACGCCGGAGGAGTGCGTGGCCATCGGAGACGGCGACAACGATACCGCCATGCTGGCTGCCGCAGGCATGGGCATCGCCATGGCCAACGGCAGCGCCAACGCCAAAGCCGCCGCCGACCGCACCGGCCCCGACGCCGAACCCCACGGCGTGGCTGACCTCTGCCGGGAACTTTGGCCGGAGGCATTCTAA
- a CDS encoding DNA-deoxyinosine glycosylase, with product MAETKAAYTHVGPGLPPLYGARAKALILGSFPSPKSREQGFFYGHPQNRFWPLMASLTGEPVPDWQDIEAKKAVILKHGLAVWDTIGACDIRGASDASIRNVEPNDVAALIRKLGVQAVFCNGAASGRVYAKYAQASTGMPAVVLPSTSPANAAWSMDRLRTVWGRELLPFLQENGCERTDFVL from the coding sequence ATGGCCGAGACCAAAGCCGCCTACACCCATGTGGGCCCCGGCCTGCCGCCGCTGTATGGGGCGCGGGCCAAAGCGCTGATTTTGGGAAGCTTTCCCAGCCCCAAAAGCCGGGAGCAGGGCTTTTTCTACGGCCACCCGCAAAACCGCTTTTGGCCGCTGATGGCCAGCCTGACCGGCGAGCCGGTGCCCGATTGGCAGGACATCGAGGCGAAAAAGGCTGTCATCCTGAAGCACGGCCTGGCTGTGTGGGATACCATCGGTGCCTGCGACATCCGCGGCGCGTCCGATGCCTCCATCCGCAATGTGGAACCGAACGACGTCGCCGCCCTCATCCGCAAACTGGGGGTGCAGGCGGTGTTCTGCAATGGCGCGGCTTCGGGGCGTGTCTATGCAAAATATGCCCAGGCAAGCACGGGTATGCCCGCCGTGGTGCTGCCCAGCACCAGCCCCGCCAACGCGGCGTGGTCGATGGACCGTCTGCGCACCGTCTGGGGCCGGGAACTGCTGCCTTTTTTGCAGGAAAACGGTTGCGAACGTACCGATTTTGTTCTATAA
- a CDS encoding 5-bromo-4-chloroindolyl phosphate hydrolysis family protein — translation MNKWEEKRTRPVLPIYLAALVWPVGALLLPAYRLSNLLIIAGLSLAAYGLGTKFCPTRVIRKQVPYATGSEDVDTMLTEITAKLDELHELNDEIPDAQLSYEMDRMEKAGRSIVRVVERQPEKAKQVDRFARYYLPEAVKILAAYARIEKDFADVGMDMGERTTYETVVQAGFKGENSQQILNEVRKNTTTIAKAFENQLDALYSAEAMDISTDIEVLDGILKSQNLT, via the coding sequence ATGAATAAATGGGAAGAAAAACGCACCCGCCCGGTGCTGCCGATCTATCTGGCGGCGCTGGTGTGGCCGGTGGGCGCACTGCTGCTGCCGGCTTACCGTCTGTCCAACCTGCTCATCATCGCAGGGCTTAGTCTGGCGGCCTACGGGCTGGGCACCAAATTCTGCCCCACCCGCGTCATCCGTAAGCAGGTGCCCTACGCCACGGGCAGTGAGGATGTGGACACCATGCTGACAGAAATTACGGCAAAGCTGGATGAACTGCATGAACTGAACGATGAAATCCCGGATGCCCAACTTTCCTATGAAATGGATAGAATGGAAAAGGCCGGGCGCAGTATTGTGAGAGTGGTCGAACGGCAGCCGGAAAAGGCAAAGCAGGTAGACCGTTTTGCCCGCTATTATCTGCCGGAAGCTGTAAAGATTTTGGCTGCATATGCGCGTATTGAAAAAGATTTCGCCGATGTCGGAATGGATATGGGAGAGCGGACGACCTATGAAACGGTAGTCCAGGCAGGCTTTAAAGGCGAGAACTCCCAGCAAATTTTGAATGAAGTGAGAAAAAATACGACTACGATTGCCAAAGCCTTTGAAAATCAGCTGGACGCCCTGTACAGTGCCGAGGCAATGGACATTTCCACCGATATTGAGGTGCTGGACGGCATCCTGAAGAGCCAGAACCTGACCTGA
- a CDS encoding toxic anion resistance protein, with amino-acid sequence MAELNNELDLTAPAAPTLTLDPIADEAAEAAKLETPKAEPVKVEDTPLSPEEQKMVNDFAEKIDITNSQMVLQYGAASQKKLSDFSETALSRVKTKDMGETGELITSLISELQGFDATAEQPKGFLGLFKKASNNLEQLKTRYESADKNVERIKTQLEDHQVTLMKDITMLDKMYELNLVYFKELTMYILAGKKKLEQVRNTDLKAAQEKAQRTQLPEDAQAARDLADLCDRFEKKLYDLELTRNVSIQMGPQIRLIQSNDTMMAEKIQTTIVNTIPLWKNQMVLALGIAHSQQAMQAERAVTDATNELLRKNAATLKQGTIDIAKESERGIVDIETLRQTNKQLIETLDELNKIRAEGKVKRANAEQELGRIEGELRSKLLEINA; translated from the coding sequence ATGGCTGAACTGAACAATGAACTGGACCTGACCGCCCCCGCTGCCCCCACCCTGACACTGGACCCTATCGCGGACGAAGCCGCCGAGGCGGCCAAGCTGGAAACCCCCAAGGCCGAGCCTGTCAAGGTCGAGGATACCCCGCTTAGCCCCGAAGAGCAGAAGATGGTCAATGACTTTGCCGAGAAGATTGACATCACCAACTCCCAGATGGTGCTGCAGTACGGCGCCGCCAGCCAGAAGAAGCTGAGCGACTTCTCCGAGACCGCCCTCTCCCGCGTCAAGACCAAGGATATGGGCGAGACCGGCGAACTCATCACCAGCCTGATCTCTGAGCTGCAGGGCTTTGACGCCACCGCCGAGCAGCCCAAGGGCTTTCTGGGTCTGTTCAAAAAGGCAAGCAATAACCTGGAACAGCTCAAGACCCGCTACGAAAGTGCTGACAAGAACGTGGAGCGCATCAAGACCCAGCTGGAGGACCACCAGGTCACCCTGATGAAGGACATCACCATGCTGGACAAGATGTATGAGCTGAATCTTGTCTACTTTAAAGAACTGACGATGTACATCCTGGCCGGCAAAAAGAAGCTGGAGCAGGTGCGCAATACCGACCTGAAGGCTGCGCAGGAAAAAGCCCAGCGCACCCAGCTGCCCGAGGATGCTCAGGCTGCCCGCGACCTGGCCGACCTGTGTGACCGCTTTGAGAAGAAGCTGTACGACCTGGAGCTGACCCGCAACGTCTCCATCCAGATGGGCCCGCAGATCCGCCTGATCCAGAGCAATGACACGATGATGGCCGAGAAGATCCAGACAACCATCGTCAACACCATCCCCTTGTGGAAAAACCAGATGGTCCTGGCCCTGGGCATCGCCCACAGCCAGCAGGCCATGCAGGCCGAGCGCGCCGTCACCGACGCCACCAACGAGCTGCTGCGCAAGAACGCCGCTACCCTCAAGCAGGGCACCATCGATATTGCCAAGGAGTCCGAGCGCGGCATCGTGGACATCGAGACCCTGCGGCAGACCAACAAGCAGCTCATCGAGACGCTGGACGAGCTGAACAAGATCCGCGCCGAGGGCAAGGTCAAGCGCGCCAACGCCGAGCAGGAACTGGGCCGCATCGAAGGCGAGCTCCGCAGCAAACTGCTGGAGATCAACGCGTAA
- a CDS encoding TPM domain-containing protein has translation MNVSANKLARRLAAVLVSLFAVVVLALPAAAAPQVDKTTPVNDYAGILSRDTIAYVTEISSALQSTCGAEIGVYTTEYIGNSTMEGYAYSVLNEWGLGSSDRDNGVLLLLAPGEDDYYITRGTGLESALSISTLGTILDDKMEPNWVSGDYDAGVCATVAAIADKLCGIYGVTLDTSSVANNTFGRNRESNIMGFIMVIIAVILIIWVISTLTRPPRPPRGGGPRGGVGRDMFWYSMGRASRRPRRPPPPPPPPPGGPGFGGGPRPGGYRPGGYRTGGGMGGFGGAGRSGGSRPSRPSGGSRPSGGYHTGGGSSRGGGVGRHH, from the coding sequence ATGAACGTATCTGCAAATAAACTGGCGCGCCGCCTGGCGGCAGTGCTGGTCAGCTTGTTTGCGGTGGTGGTCCTGGCGCTGCCGGCTGCGGCAGCACCCCAGGTGGATAAAACCACCCCCGTAAACGACTATGCCGGCATCCTTTCCCGGGATACCATTGCCTATGTTACGGAGATCTCGTCCGCCCTGCAAAGCACCTGCGGCGCAGAGATCGGCGTCTATACGACCGAGTACATCGGCAACTCCACCATGGAAGGCTACGCCTACAGCGTGCTGAACGAATGGGGCCTGGGCTCCAGTGATAGGGACAACGGTGTGCTGCTCCTGCTGGCCCCCGGCGAGGATGACTACTACATCACCCGCGGTACCGGCCTGGAATCGGCCCTGTCCATCAGCACCCTGGGCACGATCCTGGACGACAAGATGGAACCCAACTGGGTCAGCGGCGATTACGATGCCGGCGTGTGCGCTACCGTGGCCGCAATTGCGGATAAGCTGTGCGGCATCTATGGTGTGACCCTGGATACCTCGTCCGTAGCCAACAACACATTTGGCAGAAACAGAGAAAGCAACATCATGGGCTTTATCATGGTTATCATTGCGGTCATCCTGATCATCTGGGTCATCTCCACGCTGACCCGACCGCCCCGTCCGCCCCGCGGCGGAGGGCCCCGTGGTGGCGTTGGCCGTGATATGTTCTGGTACAGCATGGGCCGTGCTTCCCGTCGGCCGCGGCGTCCGCCGCCCCCGCCGCCCCCGCCGCCGGGCGGCCCTGGTTTTGGCGGTGGGCCGCGCCCCGGCGGTTATCGCCCCGGCGGTTATCGCACCGGCGGTGGCATGGGCGGCTTTGGCGGCGCAGGCCGTTCGGGCGGCTCTCGTCCATCGCGCCCATCTGGCGGTTCCCGTCCATCCGGCGGCTACCACACCGGCGGCGGTTCCAGCCGTGGCGGCGGTGTAGGCCGTCACCATTAA
- a CDS encoding SDR family oxidoreductase translates to MPKFAVVTGASSGIGAEFARQLSARGYNLMLVARRADRLQALSNSLTTECEIFTADLARKSECLRLADALADRRIDLFINNAGFGDCGPFLQTDLEKELQMIETNVRALHILTKRIVQQMEEQGSGALLNVGSCAGLMPAGPYMAAYYATKAYVVSLTSAVAEELREMHSPVYVGCLCPGPVNTEFNAVANVQFALKGITPEFCVRCALHGIHRRRTIIVPGPLVAAGMTLGRYLPRSAYIKIAAHQQQKKLYR, encoded by the coding sequence ATGCCTAAATTTGCCGTTGTCACTGGTGCCAGCTCCGGCATCGGGGCCGAGTTCGCGCGTCAGCTTTCTGCCCGCGGTTATAACCTGATGCTGGTGGCCCGCCGGGCCGACCGTTTGCAGGCGCTTTCCAACAGCTTGACCACCGAGTGTGAAATTTTCACCGCCGACCTGGCCCGCAAAAGCGAGTGCCTGCGTCTGGCGGATGCTTTGGCCGACCGCCGCATCGATCTGTTCATCAACAATGCCGGTTTTGGTGATTGCGGGCCGTTTCTGCAGACCGATTTGGAAAAAGAACTGCAGATGATCGAGACCAACGTCCGGGCGCTGCACATCCTGACCAAGCGCATCGTCCAGCAGATGGAAGAGCAGGGGAGCGGCGCGCTGCTCAACGTCGGCTCCTGCGCGGGGCTGATGCCTGCCGGGCCGTACATGGCTGCCTACTACGCCACCAAGGCCTATGTTGTCAGCCTGACCAGCGCTGTGGCCGAGGAACTTCGGGAGATGCACAGCCCGGTCTATGTAGGCTGCCTCTGCCCCGGGCCGGTGAACACGGAGTTCAACGCCGTGGCCAACGTGCAGTTTGCCTTAAAGGGCATCACGCCGGAATTCTGCGTGCGATGCGCACTGCACGGCATCCACCGCCGCAGGACCATCATCGTGCCCGGCCCGCTGGTGGCCGCTGGCATGACCCTGGGCCGCTATCTGCCGCGTTCCGCCTATATCAAGATCGCAGCCCATCAGCAGCAGAAAAAGTTGTATCGGTAA
- a CDS encoding GDSL-type esterase/lipase family protein has protein sequence MPAPQEPRSPRPETEYTWQGDWARPTPPPEQPPRPAPTDRQRRQAARRRREMRRRRRRAAFLGTAAGILALSGIITLILPKSVKGETEPEAPAVTGTTQLVAPLPYTGTNSSDTSGTVQTLNWGTVGPQQQSADTGYTYTATPQKSVQLGEFGRVSTSWFADAAFLGDSLTAGFCANEYNIDVGGALICGYRSISPNTIVNRTTVTNPDRGEEVALDVLAANQPAKLYILLGTNALVQTGNEDSFINYYARMLDELRAALPNTTFYVQSILCATQETVEDDAPGLSPDHIGPINQQIKALCEERGLYYLDLNAEFSDENGYLLTDYAQPDGIHLTVSGYNKWVSYLCTHTPYSKNNPYQPGSTYYLSEEMQSQLADLP, from the coding sequence ATGCCAGCGCCGCAGGAACCGCGCAGCCCGCGCCCCGAAACTGAATATACCTGGCAGGGGGATTGGGCACGCCCCACTCCGCCGCCTGAGCAGCCACCCCGCCCGGCCCCGACCGACCGCCAGCGGAGGCAAGCTGCTCGCCGCCGCCGGGAAATGCGCCGTCGCCGCCGCCGTGCCGCCTTTTTGGGCACGGCAGCGGGTATCCTGGCGCTGTCCGGCATCATCACGCTGATCCTGCCCAAAAGTGTGAAAGGCGAGACCGAACCCGAAGCCCCGGCAGTAACGGGCACCACCCAGCTGGTGGCCCCGCTGCCCTACACGGGCACCAACAGCAGCGATACCAGCGGCACCGTGCAGACTCTCAACTGGGGCACCGTCGGCCCGCAGCAGCAAAGCGCCGATACCGGCTACACCTACACCGCCACACCGCAAAAATCTGTGCAGTTGGGCGAGTTTGGCCGCGTGAGCACCAGCTGGTTTGCCGATGCCGCTTTCCTGGGTGACTCCCTCACCGCAGGCTTCTGCGCCAACGAGTACAACATCGATGTGGGCGGTGCGCTCATCTGCGGCTACCGCAGCATCAGCCCCAACACCATCGTCAACCGCACCACTGTCACCAACCCTGACCGCGGCGAGGAAGTAGCCCTCGACGTGCTGGCCGCCAACCAGCCCGCCAAGCTCTACATCCTGCTGGGCACCAACGCCCTGGTGCAGACCGGCAACGAGGACAGCTTCATCAATTACTACGCCCGCATGCTGGACGAGCTGCGCGCCGCGCTGCCCAACACCACCTTTTACGTGCAATCCATTCTGTGCGCCACGCAGGAGACCGTCGAGGACGACGCCCCCGGCCTTTCGCCGGACCACATCGGCCCCATCAACCAGCAGATCAAGGCCCTGTGCGAGGAGCGCGGCCTGTACTACCTGGACTTGAACGCAGAGTTCAGCGACGAAAACGGCTACCTGCTCACCGATTACGCACAGCCGGACGGCATCCATCTGACGGTTTCGGGCTACAACAAGTGGGTCAGCTACCTGTGTACCCACACGCCTTACAGCAAAAACAATCCCTATCAGCCCGGCAGCACCTACTACCTCAGCGAGGAGATGCAGAGCCAGCTGGCCGACCTGCCGTAA
- a CDS encoding 5-bromo-4-chloroindolyl phosphate hydrolysis family protein produces the protein MQNQDEGPRYTDPGHPYSGSDGRYQNQYSTRSRRPADKPFQFPWWAIVIPFCIGMWPVGIAFIIMNKLMKEGKMADFEERARQRTSQFTHTSRTTTGSDGRTVYEAQFRRVDESGTSTSRNADANTPIYGRSVPPQSTVEAAEKQSKKTGAATALTVAGVALLICALIALPDGIFWLPDALAEGGYYWRWLIEDSMPMLIAAAGGIGCLFGAHKLRTGNRLRKKIANIVGDSQYMYIEDIAAAIPCGYDKCRKHLENCIDAGVFGPDAYLDMKRRCLVVKGKAPETTAPKAPAKTQETQAQTAKEAAQTKDRYQKILDELRRVNDAIPDEEMSDKISRLEAVSAKIFEQAKTDPDKLPRMRKFMDYYLPTSLKLLQAYAELDSQGVEGENITESKHRIEQTMDTLVHAFETQLDQLFAADAMDISADIDVMQNMLRADGLTGDTPFKQ, from the coding sequence ATGCAGAATCAGGATGAGGGGCCGCGCTACACAGACCCCGGCCACCCCTACAGCGGCAGTGACGGCCGCTACCAAAACCAATATTCCACCCGGTCCCGCCGCCCGGCAGACAAGCCGTTCCAGTTCCCCTGGTGGGCCATCGTCATCCCGTTTTGCATCGGGATGTGGCCTGTCGGCATCGCCTTTATCATCATGAACAAGCTGATGAAAGAGGGCAAGATGGCCGACTTTGAGGAGCGTGCCCGACAGCGGACATCCCAGTTTACCCATACCTCCCGCACCACGACCGGATCGGATGGCCGGACCGTTTACGAGGCCCAGTTCCGCCGCGTGGACGAGAGCGGAACGTCCACCAGCCGGAACGCGGACGCAAACACCCCCATTTATGGCCGCAGCGTCCCGCCGCAATCGACTGTGGAGGCCGCCGAAAAGCAGAGCAAAAAGACCGGTGCCGCTACGGCGCTGACCGTGGCGGGCGTTGCGCTGCTGATCTGCGCGCTGATCGCCCTGCCGGATGGCATCTTCTGGCTGCCTGATGCGCTGGCCGAGGGCGGCTACTACTGGCGCTGGCTCATCGAGGACAGCATGCCCATGCTGATTGCCGCGGCGGGCGGCATCGGCTGCCTGTTCGGCGCCCACAAGCTGCGCACCGGCAACCGCCTGCGCAAAAAGATCGCCAATATCGTCGGTGATTCGCAGTATATGTACATTGAGGACATTGCCGCTGCCATCCCCTGCGGCTATGACAAGTGCCGCAAGCACCTGGAAAACTGCATCGATGCCGGTGTCTTTGGCCCGGACGCCTACCTGGATATGAAGCGCCGCTGCCTGGTGGTCAAGGGCAAAGCCCCCGAAACGACTGCCCCCAAGGCCCCCGCCAAAACGCAGGAGACCCAGGCCCAAACGGCCAAAGAGGCCGCGCAGACCAAGGACCGGTACCAGAAGATCCTGGACGAACTGCGCCGCGTCAACGATGCCATCCCCGACGAGGAGATGAGCGACAAGATCAGCCGTCTGGAGGCTGTCTCGGCCAAAATTTTTGAGCAGGCCAAAACCGACCCCGACAAGCTGCCCCGCATGCGCAAGTTCATGGACTACTACCTGCCCACCTCGCTGAAGCTGCTGCAAGCCTACGCTGAGCTGGATTCCCAGGGCGTCGAGGGCGAGAACATCACCGAGTCCAAACACCGCATTGAGCAGACGATGGACACGCTGGTGCATGCCTTTGAGACCCAGCTGGACCAGCTGTTTGCCGCCGATGCCATGGACATCAGCGCCGACATCGACGTGATGCAGAACATGCTGCGCGCAGACGGCCTGACCGGGGATACCCCCTTTAAACAGTAA
- a CDS encoding ABC transporter permease, which translates to MQGKTTAQLRGSWHNFSKYRPLIRELVTRDLKVKYRRSFLGYVWSILNPLLMMLLQTLVFSYMFRFQIENFPLYLICGNTLFNFFNESTNMGMGSVLGNSSLIKKVYVPKFIFPISRVVSSFVNLLFSLAAIILVMLITRSPFHLTILLVWAPLVLLFLFTCGMALLLSALAVYFRDLQYLYGIVTMAWMYATPLFYPISALPPFMVAIVKLNPLYHYINCMRCLVMYGTVPGPNTWFACIVCAVGVMVVGLAAFRKLQRNFILYL; encoded by the coding sequence ATGCAAGGTAAAACCACCGCCCAGCTGCGCGGCAGCTGGCACAATTTTTCCAAGTACCGGCCGCTGATCCGCGAGCTGGTCACCCGCGACCTCAAGGTAAAATACCGCCGCAGCTTCCTCGGCTATGTGTGGAGCATCCTGAACCCCCTGCTGATGATGCTGCTGCAAACGCTGGTATTTTCCTATATGTTCCGCTTCCAGATCGAGAACTTCCCGCTCTACCTCATCTGCGGCAACACGCTGTTCAACTTCTTTAACGAGAGCACCAATATGGGCATGGGCAGCGTGCTGGGCAACTCGTCCCTTATCAAGAAGGTGTACGTGCCCAAGTTTATTTTCCCCATCAGCCGTGTGGTGTCCAGCTTTGTTAACCTGCTGTTCAGTCTGGCGGCTATCATTCTGGTCATGCTCATCACCCGCTCGCCCTTCCACCTGACCATTCTGCTGGTATGGGCGCCGTTGGTGCTACTGTTTCTGTTCACCTGCGGTATGGCGCTGCTGCTGTCGGCGCTGGCGGTCTACTTCCGCGACCTGCAATACCTGTACGGCATCGTTACCATGGCCTGGATGTACGCCACACCGTTGTTTTACCCCATCTCGGCTTTACCGCCTTTTATGGTGGCGATCGTTAAGCTGAATCCGCTGTACCACTATATCAACTGTATGCGGTGCCTGGTCATGTACGGCACGGTGCCCGGCCCCAACACCTGGTTTGCCTGCATCGTCTGTGCTGTGGGCGTGATGGTGGTAGGCCTGGCGGCTTTCCGCAAACTGCAGCGCAACTTTATTCTGTATCTGTAA